The following DNA comes from Pomacea canaliculata isolate SZHN2017 linkage group LG10, ASM307304v1, whole genome shotgun sequence.
ATACATTGCCTTGCACCTGTCagcttatatttattttcaaggaGTAGAATTATTAGTTTTGGATGGATTCCTTTTCCATTAGATTTTCATTCAAATTGAAATGGGCAGTTTCCTGTctaaagcatatttttttctttttttgtcttgccGCTGAAGCTCTTCTCAATTTATTCAATTTATCAGCTAGCTTATATTTCAAAGTGTTCTGTTGTTAATAACAGTCAGTTACATGATGTTTTGGTGTTCCTGAGATTGGATGCTGACCTGTCTGTTATAAAAACATGAGCAGAACCATGCTGCCAgctctttaattttattaagttttgggcgatgataagttttttttttttttttgaatatgaTTACATGTGGGATATCTGTTTCTTAAAAACACAGGAATAAGCACAATGATAGATTGCCTATTTAATTCTAACAAGTCAGTTGATCAATGCTGAGCTGTAAATTGAAAGTTAGAtgttaaaatgagaaataatttgATTTGTTCATTTTCAGTTAATCCGGGAAAAGTGAGTAAACCAAGACCGATTAAAAGTGGGAAGACATGGTTTGAGTTCAAGGCTCATCTCACAAAACATGTTCAGACTGCGTGTGCTATCAATGGTGCTGCTTGTGATAACTGGCTGAAACTAGAATACTCTGTAGCTAAACTCACTGAGAGGAGGAGCAAAGATTGACATCAGagaagaatgatttttttcaggagtATGGTATTTACCGCAACTTGGAAGATGATGAGGAGGCCATGGCTCGCCTGAACCTTACCAACTTTACTTACACAAATGTATCTGATGGTTTAGCTcactcttttccttttctgtctcaCTTTTTCCATCCCTTTTTCTACAGGATTTTACTTGAATTGCTACATGAATATAAATTACTCACTATCTGCACACTTCCTTCTTCTACCCCCTTCATGAAAAATGTGCCTAAAAGTCAATGTTAAATATGggagtgtatttaaaaaaaaccctttcatTTAATGCACATAAAGAGTAAAAGTAAATGTCCCATGGAGTTTGGAGGTGTGCATGGGTTGGGTAAGATCAGTCCTGGAATTAAGTATCCATCCGCTTCTAGCCCGACTAAGCGTTTTTTTCATCGCTGGCCTAACAGCTCCAAACTTCCGACCTTTTGTGAACACACATTTGTCAAACCTCTCTATGCATAGTTAGGGTCCTTGATTCTGTTAGAGAATAAACATCCATGTGGATCTAAATTTTTCTTATAAGAGATTGCCATTCTACAGCAATGGTTAATGTCAGTTTCTTTTGTCTggcttttctttaatttgtttttgtttatagcCTATAGATTTATGTTTTTGCTGTTGAGGGATTTCATGTGGGCATGTAATTCTTATGtcctgttgctgtgtgtgtttgcatgtttgttggGGACGTGGTACATGTGTAAATCATGATTGTAAAGCACATAAAATCCTTAGCAAAAATTGCACTATGTAAGAATACCTTATTATACTAACAGTCTATGAAATAAATTTCTCAGTATAGTAAGCCACATGTcaaaaatccattttttaattcatttacaCTTGTCTTCATAATGACATGATGCAATTTCTAAAGGAGCAAAAATCTAAAACTTTAGTTCATAATACACTCTAAACATATAAAATCCATACATTATCTGTTTCTTTATGCTATCCCACATTACTgaaccatttcttttttctgtaccCAGAATGATGAATATGCCTTTTAATCTTCATATTGTGCTACACATTGTAAAGATATGTGTTATAATATTATGTGTATTGTCTAAAGTACATTGTTGTATGCTTCTTTCCTAACAAATCAGACTGTACCATGGTGGAATTCATCAAAACCATGGATGAACATTAATGTCACTGGCCTGAACCCTTATTCTCGCTACAACGTCAGCATTCGACTCATTGCTCAGTATGAAGGTTTACATAATGGACTTGGTGGGGACAGCTTTAACACCTCTGAAGATGGTGAGCTGCTACTACTTGGgtggtgagagaaagagacctTTATATGTACAGTgcagtaaaaagaaagagaaagtggaaAAAGAGTAGTACATTAGGATGACATGgacataatttttgtaatgtttttaaagaaaacctaaTTGTCATGTTTTAGTGCCCCTGGAAGGAGCGTCATTCAGTATCAGCCCCTACACCTGCTTTATGGGACAGAATAGTTGTGTATCATGCGTCATTTACTTTAAGGTAACCCcattgtgtacatgtgtctgcTATTCTTTATTACTAGTTACTTGTAAAATTACACATAACACATAGCTGAAAGCGAGACTGTACCCGACAGGCTGAGTTGCTCCAGcgatttttatgcttttttgttCAACTTCTCTGTGTATTTGTATTATAGGTTTCTTTTAATTGCATgttgcatttttgtttctcttaaactttgttttgtttttgatttactACTTGTAATTgtcttattttctgtttgttgtcgATTTTACTTTAATGGCTGCCATTCTTTGTCATCACATAGATGTTAGATCTAATTCTCGTTGTTcgttttgtttcctcttttaaaACTTAGCCTCATTTTACTTCCTCACCAACCTGTTGAAGAAGTGAGCGGTGTCTGCTATATGAAAATATGGCTgtatggttgttgatgatttagtttACTTCTGTATGTAATTTCTGTATAGTGCTTTGAGCATTGGAAAAGCATTCATAAAAAgcataaatgttcattattattattttttggggaaaaatattgaatactttatttttccaaaacatattaaaaatgtttttgtcactaTAGAACAGAATTGATTAAACATATAAACCCTTTATTGCTGAAACTTGTCGGGAATGAAGTTGTTCTTGTGTTGCAGGAAATTCCTCGAGCCCTGAGACAGGCAAATGTTACAAACTATACACTTGAGGGCAACCTTGAGAGGTCACAAAGGAGTATGTCAAACTGTAAAGCAGGACCAAGTTTCAAAGTATATGCATCAGGGGAGGCAAATTCTATCATGGTAGAAAGTCTTATGCCTGATTCATTCTATACCTTAACCTTAACAGCTCACACCATTGTAGGATCATCTCAAGATTCTGCCTGCCTGCTAGACACCAGTGACTTGGGTGGTATGTCCATTCTTGTTTCATGAACCCTCACAAAACATGTGCTTCttatattttgtaagtttttacaATGACAGGCTACAATTTAGTCtgtgaggaaagaaaataacagactGATTCTTGTTACTTCTTGTTAAATGGTGATTTTGAAAGGGAAgacaattttacattttattatacaGAGTCAGATGCTAGGAAAAGTTGTAAGATTTACTTCTCAAATTCAGTTTTTGTAATTAGAACACATTTCCTTCTATGATGTGTAGAAACTTCTATTTCTTTGTAAAAGATGATTGGCTTACTTTTATTCTTACTCCAAATTCATTTGTATATCACAGTTACTTTATATATAACCATAGGGAGGGCTGTAGaagtttatttacaatacaACTTATTATCCATAAGGGCGATTCCAGATAAATTTATTGAatctttttacaaaatttcatAGACATCCCATTGTTATTGTAGAGATCATTATTTTATCATACTTTAGAGGCTATTTTGGTCCAAACATCCCTTGTTACATTTTACAGGCATTGTACCATTTACCATAATACTTTCAGTGGTATCCTAATGAATGCATACCAGATAATACCTGTCATTGATTCCAACACAATGTATAATACTTGCTGCAGATTCAGTTGACGTGGAGCTAGAGATGAAGAGTAATTTAGATGTGTACAAACTTTACTGGAACAATGCCAGATGGGAGAATAAGAATGTCACCTATTATGTTCACTATTGCTACTCAGACAAGTCTTTTGGTAGTTTTAATTGCAAGGTAAGGCTTTATCATTTTGGAAGAACTTCTGCAtattaaaatgaatttgaaaGTTCCATACATAAAGGGCCATGAacacagaataataatagtataaTAATATAGTATTAGCATGATGGGAAATAACTGgtagaattaataataatttaacaaaGTGTGTTGCTAACGGATAACATTTTGACACATCTGTTTTTATGTTGTCTGATATCACAGCACTAATATTGGTCAGATATTTTCAAATTGCCATTTAACATATGCATGCCTTTTCTCATtactgtgcgtgtgtgcatgcttgtctTGGTATATGtatgttcatgcatgtgtgcttATATAATGTGGTTACGTTGGTTACTATTTTGTCCTAGACTAACCGAGTGATAGAACAAAGCGATGGCAGCAAGACCCAAAAGATCCCAAAATATTTTGGCAGCACAGCAGAGAGGAAGTCCCTGAGGCCTTTGTTCTTCCTGTCTGTTGTGGAAAATGGGAAAATGAGTGGACTTTATCCAGAGAAGTGGCGATATGACATGGACAAAGGTGTGTCCTGAGAGATTAAGCAATGGATATAAATGTCTGAGCGCTTAGTGAATGCAAGATTATTcttatgtgtgtgaaaaagaaggAATCCACATAGTACAGTTTTACATGTTTTGAGAAGATCTTAAAAATCTACAAATCTTCCCAAAAACTataactgaaaagaaaatgattaactTTTagttagaaaaacattttaaacataaaatggCTTGAAACAAagcttttgtttataataaaattttataaaggaAGATAGTTGATTTTATTCACAAAATGGAATATGTAGTCCAGCAAAAATAATCAATTTTATAAGAATCTCACACTGTCGGTAACCTCACTGTGGTTAATGTTAATggaaaagtgaaagtaaaagaTGTTATGAAGATATTTCATCAGTTATTTAACACATGCACAGTTGGTGGTTAAAATGAAAGAGGGGTTGTTAGCCACTCAGCTGCCATTGCAAAGACATTTGAGTGTCAAGAGGTGGgtagaaaatattaatgttgtGTTGTAAACTGTCGCAACAGGAAATTTAGAAAAGGCAGGAGAAAAGTTAATATTAACTGCTTTTCCAATAATAAATgcctgaaaatgtaaaagatgaaaattgtgGTTGCAAGCAAGATGATGAGAGAACTTTGTCAACATTCCACATAAGGGTTTGAAATAAATCACCTGTGTTTAATCAGCTAGATCCAAATATTACATCGGGGTTTTAAAAGTTGGTGAAAGCATAAAAGCGTCACCATGATGAGCAAATAAATGACTGCTTATAGTATAAACTCTAATGTCTTTGCTAGGCTTGGAGGAAAGTAGCATAAAACAGGTGTGTTGCAATGTTAGACATTCACTCCAAAATAACAGTTGGTAGAAGAAGTCATAAATGAGTGAAAATTAGAGCTGCTACAAGATGGTTAATAATTAACCACAAAGCTGTtataaactaaatattttttattgctggAATGAACCTTCGAAGAGAGAGTGCAGAATAATGTTTGCCTTCTGCCTTTAAATGAGCAGAtcatcaaaaaatatataaagcaacaaataaataatttattcgCTTTTACGACCAAACTCTCCTATACTCACCTCACCTTCTACACTCCACCCCTGACCCCACACACTCAAAGAGGGGAAACATAATTTTCCTAGCCAGCGCTCAGTTAAAGGTGGGCAAGCAAGATACCGAGAGACAAAGGGTGGTGGACTGTCTAAAATACTTACTTTGGTAAGAGAACACAACTGTGAAAGCAAATTTGTCAGACTCAGAACTTCTCTTCCATGTCAATGAAGCCGTGATTGTATTGTTTGTAGAAGAAACAGTGAAAGAATGCTATAAGCTAAGACACATATGCTCCACCACCCTTTTCCGATTTGTGCATGGCACTAATAGAGCTGACAAATGCTGATTGAatgttgccataggacaccAATCTAAATGAAAGACCTTCGTTCATATTTTTTAGCTCCTGGTCCAGTTGACCTGAAGTATGTGATGAAGTCAGACTCACAGCCAACGGATCTGCAAGTTATGTTTGAGCGAACTGATGAGGACAAAGACAACCCTCAACATGGTCGTCCTACTGTATTTGTCATCAGGTGGACAAAAATTACTGAGAAGCAAAAGCAGGCGTGTGATTCTTGTACAGTGCCTTGGATTGATGGTATGCTGCAAGTTTATGGTCCACATTTTGTGTGGCTTTCTGTACAGATAGGTGGGCAAGTGGGTGGGAATTCACATGTATGCAATGCATATTTTGTCTGGcatgtgtgttggtggtggtgtctgGTCTGTTCTGCAAAGTCTtctatgttttaaaatgtttttcctgcTGTCTCATTAATGCTGTTGTTAGTTTAGTCTTGTGTTTGTAAACTATCCAACCTGCTTGTGTAAATAAGCTGTCGGCAAACTTTTGCATGCATGGGTCTTTTATCCATGTAATGTGAATAGTTCAAGTCAAAACACTATTATTTACCTaagtttttatgtgtttgtatttgttctattttgtgTATGTGGATGTGAATGAATTCATCTGAATACATTTTTGACACCAACATGTCTCTGTTTGCAGGATTCGATACTTTAGAGGTGGAAAGTTATGCAAGAGGACCTTTTCTTCTTAAAGGCCTCGAGCCATCCACACTATACTGCGTATGGGTCAGAGCAGAAAGAGTAGGTCAGAATTCTCCATGGGTCTGCGCTTCTGCTACAACAGGTCAAACAGGAGGTGAGTTGCGTTTTGCTAATGTTGCTTACTCTGAAGCCACTATGGCATTAGCCTCATTTGAATGGCTAGATAATCCATATGACATTCTCCTTGTGCAGGAACAATGGACAGCCTCCACCAATCATCTCATCCATTGAAACAAACTTGAGTGTTTTACTGATATTTAGAACTTAGCTGATTCACGTAACTTTGTGTTGTAGTTTTTCTGTTAATCATTATTGATAATGAGTGCTAAGAGTCCAAGTAACAGGACAATAATAGAATTATCAGTGGATCATGtaataacaacagaaataatGAGTAGTTAATATTTAAGTGCGTTGGCAAGATTgatgcaaatttatttattaaggaGATTTCAATACTGACTGACAGAATTTAATTTCAGGTTCCTCGTCAAGTAATCCAACATTGATCATTGTGCTTGTACTCATCATGTTTGCGGTATTGACTGCTGCAGGGTAGGTGTTTGTAAACCACCAATAGCTGAGTGTCTTGTTAGAATCCACCCAAccctgtttttgttgttgctgttgttgttcttgtgcaGCATTCATGGTTATTTGTTGTcatttgcaaaacaaaatatttttggttgGTTTATACAAGCAGGAAATTAAATTTAACTATTGCTTTCAGTAATTATggttgaaaaaagttaaaagtttagGGTGGAAAGTATAAGGATTCAACATGCAACatttcagaagttttttttttaattcattcattgCTGAATGTGGTAATTGAGCTTTCCTGATcataatgtataatttatatataatgtatagGTGACATAACCATGGGTTGGGTTTTCATCATTCCAGTCTTCAATAAGCATAAAATTATGAATGCATTTAcccatttttgtattatttcttgaaaacataaccttttaaaaaattattccaAGGATGGATGGACTGTAGTTAAATATCATCGCCCATGATTGCAGTAACTGCTTGCTTtagcatgttttaaaaaatccataCAGCTAAAAGGAGCTGAATCAAGAAAAGGGAAAGACATTTCCACATATGCTTCTCTTGCTGCTAACCTTGGTGCAGGGGTGGCTTTTGGCTTGGTGGCCCCTGGGATCTAgtgcaggtgcacagtttgcaGGGTCTAGGGTTAGGCCTCTCCTGCTTAGTGGGTAAGAGGGCTGACAGGTGCTACAGATATTATGCAGCTTTTTGTATAAGAATAAACTTGGTgtcacaaataaaactgtaataagAATGTTATATAATGTTTTTGAGAGATtagtgaagagaaagaaaagacaggaagGCACTGATGTGACTTTTTTCCAAGCACTGCGCAATGTCAGTGTGTATAAAAAGTGTAAAGATACAGcataaatatcaataaaagcaaaaagatGAGATATGCAGGTGTGAGCAGTCACCAGTTATTGTAGAAACAAGCGAATGCTGGAAATGAGAACATAACAAAGTGAGTGGGGCAAGGAATTTCAAATACTGTGACCAATAAATGCTATAGCTTGTACGTGATTATAAAGGAGAAGGGTCAAAATATAGAGATAAATGGAAATATGCCAAATATAGTTAATGAAACTGATACTGGCATGGCAAAACAATGATATAAAGGTGTGAATTGTCACTAGCAAGAATAAAGGAGAGTAAATACAAGGTTAATAACAGGTTTTATTAATTTGATGTGGAGTGTACAGTATACAGAAGGCCTGAGTATATCTGTAAGGTCACagatcaaagacaaaaaaataacagtgtttttaaaaaaagaagaaagttaaaGGTTGTTAGGGAGTGAGACATTGGAGACCACTTATTTCTGGCCAGCCAATTCCCTCTCTCACACTGCCTGACCTTCCCCAACCCAGATACTCCACAGCTGCTTTACCTTCTCCAACCCACTACAGAATCAGATACTCCACAGTTTTGATCAAGTTCCTGATTATGCTGTGTCTTGTGGGTATGGAGTTAGCCATGCTTTGTCTAGGCTGTCTGCTCCTAACACAGTTTTCAGCACCGTACAGTTTAgcagtaaaacaaaattcacacacAGGAACAAGGCATTGCCTGGCATGACAGCTTTCATGTCTTCTGTGTTAAGTGATTTGTAATATGCTCGATTCATTCATTGTGTTAGCGTGTGTTCAgctttgactttatgttatatttttgtgtcttgCCACTAgaattatgcaaaatattctcatctttccttatattttttttcagccatgGCTACTTT
Coding sequences within:
- the LOC112574265 gene encoding uncharacterized protein LOC112574265, coding for MARLNLTNFTYTNTVPWWNSSKPWMNINVTGLNPYSRYNVSIRLIAQYEGLHNGLGGDSFNTSEDVPLEGASFSISPYTCFMGQNSCVSCVIYFKEIPRALRQANVTNYTLEGNLERSQRSMSNCKAGPSFKVYASGEANSIMVESLMPDSFYTLTLTAHTIVGSSQDSACLLDTSDLGDSVDVELEMKSNLDVYKLYWNNARWENKNVTYYVHYCYSDKSFGSFNCKTNRVIEQSDGSKTQKIPKYFGSTAERKSLRPLFFLSVVENGKMSGLYPEKWRYDMDKAPGPVDLKYVMKSDSQPTDLQVMFERTDEDKDNPQHGRPTVFVIRWTKITEKQKQACDSCTVPWIDGFDTLEVESYARGPFLLKGLEPSTLYCVWVRAERVGQNSPWVCASATTGQTGGSSSSNPTLIIVLVLIMFAVLTAAGVFICQWRRRCHGMRDKMKVIWPQPPALVRSTVEDSVSLISPSQQGFVNPFMINTGPRQLLSRDSGIYDGIGDAMCSEFRPGDETEVQEILLPETGINSVFHHTRFEPTMDIVRESPAQASERPDDEESGQGIPRYGLVTAACSDSASSFHGEREEEEENKWENSIKKDVTEDEQITVKFDMKKTPLEKYDLDESAPKEYDPEKSSGMLTSSTDALNLSKLPNFLFGKSDSVVSCDPHEDSEDGEEAKVVSQQNSCARSGHCNLWKC